A part of Streptomyces sp. NBC_01235 genomic DNA contains:
- a CDS encoding SCO5389 family protein: MSLDVSPKLLAEAEAGDIREKDFVDTVRTSLPYAYDLVDSLATQLHSGIGEFTDNQTPPASEQERGQLLRAMASDAIRASLERHFDITLAFQNCHRVAAFRTGAPNGETYARFTSTRAQVLNQSAELRDC; this comes from the coding sequence ATGTCTCTCGACGTCTCCCCGAAGCTCCTCGCCGAGGCCGAAGCCGGCGACATCCGCGAGAAGGACTTCGTGGACACGGTCCGCACGTCTCTCCCCTACGCCTACGACCTCGTCGACTCCCTTGCCACCCAACTGCACTCCGGAATCGGCGAGTTCACCGACAACCAGACGCCACCCGCGTCCGAGCAGGAGCGCGGGCAGCTCCTGCGCGCCATGGCCAGCGACGCCATCCGCGCCAGCCTGGAACGCCACTTCGACATCACCCTGGCCTTCCAGAACTGCCACCGGGTGGCGGCGTTCCGCACGGGGGCTCCGAACGGGGAGACGTATGCGCGGTTCACCTCCACGCGGGCGCAGGTACTGAACCAGTCGGCGGAACTGCGGGACTGCTGA
- a CDS encoding ATP-binding protein, which yields MRVAFVGKGGSGKTTLSALFCRQLARAGAPVLAVDGDINQHLAEALDPTAGSTADPMAGTRPFTAPPLAAHLGEIKDLLRGTNPRIPSRDAMVKTTPPGRGSRLLRLLGDDELHTRHVQRVGGVPLMVTGEFDESDLGVACYHSKLGAVELYLSHLVDGPGEYLVMDMTAGADAFASGLFTRFDMTFLVAEPTRKGVSVYRQYRDHAREFDIPLAVVGNKVTGEDDLLFLKEEVGDDLLTHLALSPWVRSAERGSPRGELEDANRHALNVLRETVDARTKDWPTLHRHAVHFHLRNARSWANQATGQDLAAQVDPEFVPGPASLT from the coding sequence GTGCGCGTCGCGTTCGTCGGCAAGGGCGGCAGCGGCAAGACCACCCTGTCGGCGCTGTTCTGCCGCCAGTTGGCGCGGGCCGGCGCGCCCGTGCTCGCCGTCGACGGCGACATCAACCAGCACCTGGCCGAGGCCCTGGACCCCACCGCCGGCTCCACCGCCGATCCCATGGCCGGGACACGGCCGTTCACGGCCCCGCCCCTCGCCGCGCACCTGGGCGAGATCAAGGACCTGCTGCGCGGCACCAACCCGCGGATCCCCTCCCGTGACGCGATGGTCAAGACGACCCCGCCCGGCCGCGGCTCCCGGCTGCTGCGCCTGCTGGGCGACGACGAGCTGCACACGCGCCACGTCCAGCGGGTGGGCGGTGTGCCGCTGATGGTGACGGGTGAGTTCGACGAGAGCGACCTGGGCGTGGCCTGCTACCACTCCAAGCTGGGCGCGGTGGAGCTCTACCTGAGCCACCTGGTGGACGGCCCCGGTGAGTACCTGGTGATGGACATGACGGCCGGCGCCGACGCCTTCGCCTCCGGCCTGTTCACCCGCTTCGACATGACGTTCCTGGTGGCCGAACCCACCCGCAAGGGCGTCTCCGTCTACCGCCAGTACCGCGACCACGCCCGCGAGTTCGACATCCCTCTCGCCGTGGTCGGCAACAAGGTGACCGGCGAGGACGATCTGCTCTTCCTGAAGGAGGAAGTGGGCGACGACCTCCTCACCCACCTCGCCCTCTCCCCCTGGGTCCGATCGGCCGAACGGGGAAGCCCTCGGGGCGAGTTGGAGGACGCCAACCGCCACGCCCTCAACGTCCTGCGCGAGACGGTCGACGCCCGCACGAAGGACTGGCCGACCCTCCACCGCCACGCCGTCCACTTCCACCTGCGCAACGCCCGGTCGTGGGCGAACCAGGCAACGGGCCAGGACCTGGCGGCGCAGGTGGACCCGGAGTTCGTCCCTGGTCCGGCGTCCCTGACCTGA